Proteins encoded together in one Lachnospiraceae bacterium JLR.KK008 window:
- a CDS encoding farnesyl diphosphate synthase — protein sequence MNFKEEQEMKTGEIERIIGSYLPEERGPQKTVLAAMNYSILAGGKRLRPMLMKEAYEMFGGQGREIEPFMAAIEMVHTYSLVHDDLPAMDNDAYRRGRKTTHVVYGEAMAILAGDGLLNLAFETAAKAFALGGDPVRIGQALTLFAEKSGVFGMIGGQTADIEAENMGEQVTEETLVFIHAHKTAALIQSALMTGAILAGASAEEVRKMEKIGYDIGVAFQIQDDILDVTGDTKTLGKPVGSDEKNSKVTYVTRKGLSQAQVDQKALSGEAVALLKSFDRRNPFLETLVETLVTRKK from the coding sequence ATGAATTTTAAGGAAGAACAGGAAATGAAAACCGGAGAGATAGAGCGGATCATAGGCAGTTATCTTCCGGAGGAGCGCGGGCCGCAGAAGACGGTACTTGCAGCCATGAATTATTCCATACTGGCGGGTGGGAAGAGGCTGCGCCCAATGCTGATGAAAGAAGCTTATGAAATGTTCGGCGGACAGGGCAGAGAGATCGAGCCTTTCATGGCGGCTATTGAGATGGTGCATACGTATTCTCTCGTCCATGATGATTTGCCGGCCATGGACAATGACGCATACCGCAGAGGAAGAAAGACTACGCATGTCGTATATGGAGAAGCGATGGCGATTCTGGCCGGGGATGGATTGCTCAACTTGGCTTTTGAGACGGCAGCGAAAGCCTTTGCCCTTGGGGGCGATCCGGTGCGTATCGGACAGGCGCTCACATTGTTTGCGGAAAAGTCGGGGGTATTCGGCATGATCGGCGGACAGACTGCGGATATCGAGGCGGAGAATATGGGGGAGCAGGTGACGGAAGAGACGCTCGTGTTTATTCATGCCCATAAGACCGCTGCGCTTATTCAAAGTGCGCTTATGACAGGAGCGATTCTGGCGGGAGCTTCTGCGGAAGAAGTGCGGAAGATGGAAAAGATTGGGTATGACATTGGTGTCGCTTTTCAGATCCAGGATGATATTCTTGATGTGACCGGAGATACAAAGACGCTCGGTAAACCTGTGGGCAGTGACGAGAAAAACAGTAAGGTGACTTATGTTACACGAAAGGGATTGTCACAGGCGCAGGTCGATCAGAAGGCGCTTTCCGGGGAGGCCGTGGCGCTTCTTAAGTCTTTCGACAGGCGTAATCCATTTCTGGAGACGCTGGTGGAGACTCTTGTTACGAGGAAGAAATAA
- the xseB gene encoding exodeoxyribonuclease VII small subunit has protein sequence MKKQTLEDAFEQLETVIGRLEAEDISLEESFRAYSEGMELLQFCNASIDTVEKKVLKINENGELDEF, from the coding sequence TTGAAAAAACAGACTTTGGAAGATGCGTTTGAACAGTTGGAGACAGTCATCGGAAGGTTGGAAGCGGAAGACATCTCTCTGGAGGAGTCATTCAGAGCCTATAGCGAAGGAATGGAACTCTTGCAGTTTTGCAATGCTTCGATCGATACGGTGGAAAAGAAAGTACTGAAAATAAACGAAAACGGAGAACTGGATGAATTTTAA
- the xseA gene encoding exodeoxyribonuclease VII large subunit: MKNVYSVAQVNSYIKNMFAEDFMLQSIRVRGEVSNCKYHSLGHIYFTLKDEKSAVACVMFAGSRSGLSFRMQEGQQVIVEGSIDVYERDGKYQMYARHITQDGVGRLYEQFEQLKAELLELGMFAEQYKQPIPKYIQRLGVVTAPTGAAVRDIIQIASRRNPYVQIILYPATVQGEQAVASIIQGIRALTEQRVDVIIVGRGGGSIEDLWAFNEREVAQAIFDCPIPVISAVGHETDTTIADYTADMRAPTPSAAAELAVFEISQLEEKMEEYATALYRGILGRCHLCRMRADGLAVRLRAGSPARRLKETQTYALRLEERLQAAMERKLQQKRHQFALYTEKLRGLSPLEKLSQGFSYVTDEQERAVTDVGRIEPGDLLTIHLKNGIVEARAERKESVIR; encoded by the coding sequence ATGAAAAACGTTTATTCTGTAGCACAGGTAAATTCTTACATTAAAAATATGTTTGCAGAGGATTTCATGCTGCAGTCGATCCGGGTCAGAGGTGAAGTCAGCAACTGCAAATATCATTCTTTGGGTCATATTTATTTTACACTGAAGGATGAGAAGAGCGCTGTGGCCTGTGTAATGTTTGCAGGCAGTCGCAGCGGTCTGTCCTTTCGGATGCAGGAAGGACAGCAGGTGATCGTGGAAGGCAGCATCGATGTATATGAGCGGGACGGTAAGTATCAGATGTATGCCCGGCATATCACGCAGGACGGAGTCGGGCGGCTCTACGAGCAGTTTGAACAGCTGAAAGCAGAGCTTTTGGAGCTTGGCATGTTTGCGGAACAGTATAAGCAGCCGATTCCCAAATACATTCAGAGGCTCGGTGTGGTGACAGCGCCTACCGGAGCGGCAGTCCGGGATATAATTCAGATCGCTTCCAGGCGCAATCCATACGTACAGATTATCCTGTATCCCGCTACCGTGCAGGGAGAACAGGCGGTAGCAAGTATCATCCAGGGCATCCGTGCGCTGACAGAGCAGCGGGTGGATGTCATCATTGTTGGCAGAGGCGGCGGTTCGATAGAAGATCTATGGGCGTTTAATGAGAGAGAAGTGGCTCAGGCGATCTTTGACTGCCCGATTCCTGTCATATCTGCAGTAGGACATGAGACAGATACGACCATTGCTGATTATACAGCAGACATGCGTGCGCCTACCCCTTCGGCAGCGGCAGAGCTTGCCGTCTTTGAAATATCCCAGTTGGAAGAAAAAATGGAAGAGTATGCCACTGCCCTTTACCGGGGTATACTAGGAAGGTGTCATCTGTGTCGTATGAGGGCAGATGGGCTGGCAGTAAGGCTTCGTGCGGGCAGCCCTGCAAGAAGACTCAAAGAGACGCAGACATATGCGCTGCGGCTGGAAGAGAGACTGCAGGCGGCCATGGAAAGGAAGCTGCAGCAAAAGCGGCATCAGTTTGCACTGTATACGGAAAAGCTGCGGGGATTATCGCCGCTTGAGAAGCTGAGTCAGGGATTTTCCTATGTGACGGACGAGCAGGAGAGGGCAGTGACGGATGTTGGCCGGATTGAACCGGGGGATTTGCTGACGATCCATTTAAAAAACGGTATTGTGGAAGCGAGAGCAGAGCGGAAGGAGAGCGTGATACGTTGA
- the nusB gene encoding transcription antitermination factor NusB: MGRREQREQIFKLLFRIEFNEKEDMPEQLRLFFEESDEELAEPDRRYITAKYEKIMERLPEIDRLLNEKAQKWTTDRMGKVELTILRLSVYEVLYDEEVPLGVAINEAVDLAKKFGQDLAKSFVNGVLARFAPQETKEPEE, encoded by the coding sequence ATGGGCAGAAGAGAACAGCGGGAGCAGATTTTTAAGCTGCTATTTCGCATTGAGTTTAACGAAAAAGAGGATATGCCGGAACAGCTTCGCCTTTTCTTTGAAGAGAGCGATGAAGAGCTGGCAGAACCGGACAGGCGGTATATCACTGCAAAATATGAGAAGATCATGGAGAGACTGCCGGAGATCGACAGACTGTTAAATGAGAAAGCACAGAAGTGGACGACAGACAGAATGGGCAAGGTGGAACTGACGATTCTGCGGCTGTCTGTCTATGAAGTCCTATATGATGAGGAAGTGCCCTTGGGAGTGGCCATCAACGAAGCGGTGGATCTTGCGAAAAAGTTTGGTCAGGATCTTGCGAAATCGTTTGTAAACGGTGTTCTTGCCAGATTTGCGCCACAGGAGACAAAGGAACCGGAGGAATGA
- a CDS encoding Asp23/Gls24 family envelope stress response protein, whose protein sequence is MGKDTERNTYALQRGGSIGEVQIADDVVAMIAGFAALEVDGVASMAGNVTEELLSKVGVKGMNKGARVEVTEQTVSVDMAVNLKYGYNIPVVSEKIQEKVKSAIETMTGLSVDDVNIRIVGVVMNG, encoded by the coding sequence ATGGGAAAAGATACGGAACGTAATACGTATGCGTTGCAGCGCGGCGGCAGTATCGGTGAAGTGCAGATCGCGGATGATGTTGTGGCGATGATTGCCGGCTTTGCGGCGCTGGAGGTGGACGGCGTGGCTTCGATGGCCGGCAATGTGACGGAGGAGCTTCTTTCTAAAGTCGGAGTGAAAGGGATGAACAAAGGGGCCAGAGTGGAAGTGACGGAGCAGACTGTCAGTGTGGATATGGCAGTGAATCTGAAGTACGGTTATAACATTCCTGTAGTTTCCGAAAAAATTCAGGAGAAAGTAAAAAGTGCGATTGAGACGATGACAGGATTGTCGGTGGATGACGTGAATATTCGTATCGTCGGTGTTGTTATGAACGGATAG
- a CDS encoding transglutaminase domain-containing protein, translated as MKRFLIFLCLLVLGMTGCSAAVPDDTQAQEQAAQVVENLSRAAEEISDGMVLTETEYAAEAEESGETETGDPDGASAMRADLAEHAYDYQQLSKEEQKLYEIILDGLLRSASDVPIPETEEDVFEKVFQCVINDHPEIFYVDGYTFIKYTKGEIVTGNAFSGSYIYDPQEIAQRKEQIEEKVSEILDGVPAAGSEYDKVKYVYEYLITHTEYVQGAEDNQNICSVFLGGKSVCQGYAKAAQYLFDRIGIYSVFVSGRVESGEDHAWNIVRVDGDYYHIDTTWGDASYVADGPGSGYDGKLPEINYEYLCVPDRQLFRTHTIGSVVPVPECNSMTANYYVREGAYFTEADMDKAAGLFAKAYEDGTAYVTFKCADSAVYEEMERHLIDQQEVFRYLHTTDGTVAYTTNEAQLALSFWL; from the coding sequence ATGAAACGATTTTTAATTTTTCTGTGTCTGCTTGTTCTGGGAATGACCGGCTGCAGCGCAGCGGTACCTGACGATACGCAGGCACAGGAACAGGCGGCGCAGGTCGTCGAAAATCTTTCCAGAGCAGCGGAGGAAATATCCGACGGAATGGTGCTGACAGAGACGGAGTATGCAGCCGAAGCGGAGGAGTCCGGTGAGACAGAAACCGGTGATCCTGACGGGGCATCTGCCATGCGCGCGGATCTGGCAGAACATGCCTATGATTACCAGCAGCTCTCCAAAGAAGAACAAAAACTTTATGAGATCATTCTGGACGGGCTGCTGCGGAGCGCTTCCGATGTGCCGATTCCGGAGACGGAGGAGGATGTATTTGAGAAAGTGTTTCAATGTGTGATCAATGACCATCCGGAGATCTTTTATGTGGACGGATATACGTTTATCAAGTATACAAAAGGAGAGATTGTGACAGGCAACGCCTTTTCAGGCAGCTATATTTATGATCCTCAGGAGATTGCACAGAGAAAGGAGCAGATTGAGGAAAAAGTATCGGAGATCCTTGACGGAGTTCCGGCAGCGGGCAGTGAGTATGACAAAGTCAAATATGTGTATGAATATCTGATTACTCATACGGAATATGTGCAGGGTGCAGAAGACAATCAAAATATATGTTCTGTTTTCCTGGGCGGCAAGTCGGTCTGTCAGGGGTATGCCAAGGCGGCGCAATATCTGTTTGACCGGATTGGTATTTATTCTGTCTTTGTTTCCGGAAGGGTGGAGAGCGGAGAAGACCATGCCTGGAATATTGTCCGGGTAGATGGAGATTATTATCATATAGATACTACATGGGGCGATGCCTCCTATGTGGCGGACGGCCCAGGCAGCGGCTATGACGGCAAACTGCCGGAGATCAATTATGAATATCTGTGTGTGCCCGACAGACAGTTATTTCGTACCCATACGATTGGCAGTGTTGTGCCCGTTCCGGAGTGCAACAGTATGACAGCCAATTATTATGTGCGGGAGGGCGCTTATTTTACCGAGGCCGATATGGACAAGGCCGCGGGTCTGTTTGCAAAAGCATACGAGGACGGAACTGCGTATGTGACATTCAAGTGTGCGGACAGTGCGGTGTACGAGGAGATGGAGCGGCATCTGATCGATCAGCAGGAAGTATTCCGGTATTTGCATACGACGGACGGAACGGTAGCTTATACGACAAATGAGGCACAGCTTGCGCTGTCATTCTGGCTGTGA
- a CDS encoding peptide chain release factor 3 — MSHNYAQEINRRRTFAIISHPDAGKTTLTEKFLLYGGAINLAGSVKGKATARHAVSDWMEIEKERGISVTSSVLQFEYGGCCINILDTPGHQDFSEDTYRTLMAADSAVMVIDASKGVEAQTRKLFKVCVMRKIPIFTFINKLDRDANDTFELLDDIEKELGIATCPVNWPIGCGKSFKGVYDRRKECVITYEDTQKGTKEGETREIPMEEKEAVVSFIGQDMADKLSDEIELLDGASVEFDMEEVSRGEMTPVFFGSALTNFGVEIFLQNFLKMASPPLPRKADTGMIFPAEQEFSAFVFKIQANMNKAHRDRVAFMRICSGKYDASMEVKHVQGNKVMRLSQPQQIMASERKIVEEAYAGDIIGVFDPGIFSIGDTLCMPKENFAYEGIPTFAPEHFARVRQMDTMKRKQFVKGITQIAQEGAIQIFQEFHTGMEEIIVGVVGTLQFDVLKYRLENEYNVEIRLENLPYEHIRWIENKEIDLDKLTGTSDMKKVKDMKGNPLLLFVNAWSVGMTIDRNQGLILSEFGRD, encoded by the coding sequence GTGAGTCATAATTATGCACAGGAGATCAACAGGAGAAGGACATTTGCGATCATTTCTCACCCGGATGCGGGCAAGACGACGCTGACAGAGAAATTTTTGTTATATGGTGGCGCGATCAATCTCGCAGGGAGCGTCAAAGGAAAGGCGACGGCCAGACACGCGGTCTCTGACTGGATGGAGATCGAGAAAGAGAGAGGAATCTCGGTCACGTCTTCCGTATTGCAGTTCGAATATGGAGGCTGTTGTATCAATATTCTGGACACACCGGGACATCAGGATTTCTCTGAAGATACGTATCGTACGCTGATGGCCGCTGATTCGGCCGTGATGGTAATTGATGCGTCCAAAGGTGTGGAAGCTCAGACACGAAAGCTCTTTAAAGTATGTGTCATGCGCAAAATACCGATCTTTACGTTTATCAATAAGCTGGACAGGGATGCCAACGACACGTTTGAACTGCTTGACGATATTGAGAAAGAGTTGGGGATTGCCACCTGCCCGGTCAACTGGCCGATTGGCTGTGGGAAATCATTCAAAGGGGTGTATGACCGCCGGAAAGAATGTGTCATCACTTATGAGGATACACAGAAAGGGACGAAAGAAGGGGAGACGAGAGAGATCCCCATGGAGGAGAAAGAGGCAGTCGTGTCCTTTATTGGTCAGGACATGGCGGACAAGCTCAGCGATGAGATCGAACTGCTCGATGGTGCGAGCGTGGAATTTGATATGGAGGAAGTGAGCAGAGGGGAGATGACGCCCGTATTTTTCGGTTCCGCACTGACTAATTTCGGAGTGGAGATCTTCTTGCAGAATTTTTTAAAGATGGCGTCGCCGCCGCTTCCGCGAAAGGCGGACACCGGCATGATTTTCCCTGCGGAGCAGGAGTTCTCGGCGTTTGTCTTTAAGATTCAGGCCAATATGAACAAAGCGCACAGAGACAGAGTGGCGTTTATGCGAATCTGTTCCGGAAAATACGATGCCAGTATGGAAGTAAAGCATGTGCAGGGCAATAAGGTGATGCGGCTCTCCCAGCCACAGCAGATCATGGCCAGCGAGCGCAAGATTGTTGAGGAGGCCTATGCGGGAGATATTATCGGGGTTTTCGACCCGGGGATTTTTTCCATCGGGGATACGCTCTGTATGCCAAAAGAAAATTTTGCCTATGAGGGAATTCCGACATTTGCGCCGGAGCACTTTGCAAGGGTACGTCAGATGGACACGATGAAGCGGAAGCAGTTTGTGAAGGGGATCACGCAGATCGCGCAGGAAGGCGCGATTCAGATCTTTCAGGAGTTCCATACCGGTATGGAGGAGATCATCGTCGGTGTCGTGGGCACTTTGCAGTTTGACGTGCTGAAATACCGTCTGGAAAATGAATACAATGTGGAGATACGTCTGGAAAATTTACCATATGAGCATATCCGCTGGATCGAAAACAAGGAGATTGATCTGGATAAGCTGACAGGTACATCCGATATGAAAAAAGTAAAGGATATGAAGGGGAATCCGCTTCTTTTGTTTGTCAATGCCTGGAGTGTGGGGATGACAATAGACAGAAATCAGGGGCTGATCCTCTCAGAGTTTGGACGTGATTGA
- a CDS encoding phosphopentomutase — MKRIFLIVLDSFGIGEMEDAAEYGDKGTNTIRSVASSSYFHVPNMKKMGLFNIDGVDCGEKEQEITAAVARMKEASKGKDTTTGHWEIAGVISGRPLPTYPNGFPQEILDEFSRRTGRGILCNRPYSGTEVIRDYGDEHVRTGKLIVYTSADSVFQVAAHESVIPIEKQYEYCQIARDLLQGEHGVGRVIARPFTGESGNYTRTVRRHDYSLLPPSVTMLDQLQEKGLTVIGVGKIKDIFAGKGVTEFVYTESNADGIEKSLQYMDRDFEGLCFINLVDYDMLYGHRNDIDGYAKALTYFDEKLPEFLTKMRENDILMITADHGCDPGYTVSTDHSREHTPFIMYGSRIRPGNLGTKDTFADIGATVLDYFGITPEFRGDSMLQEDRIRES; from the coding sequence ATGAAACGAATATTTTTGATCGTATTGGACAGCTTTGGGATTGGAGAGATGGAAGATGCGGCGGAGTATGGTGACAAGGGAACGAACACCATCCGCTCTGTCGCTTCCAGCTCTTATTTTCATGTACCTAATATGAAAAAAATGGGCTTATTCAATATAGACGGCGTAGATTGTGGTGAGAAGGAGCAGGAGATCACGGCGGCAGTGGCACGGATGAAAGAGGCTTCGAAAGGTAAGGATACGACGACGGGGCACTGGGAGATCGCGGGTGTGATCTCGGGGAGGCCGCTGCCAACCTATCCGAACGGTTTTCCTCAGGAGATACTGGATGAATTTTCCAGAAGGACAGGCAGAGGTATTTTGTGTAACCGGCCCTATTCCGGCACGGAAGTGATCCGTGATTACGGAGACGAACATGTGCGGACAGGCAAACTGATTGTGTATACTTCGGCGGACAGCGTGTTCCAGGTCGCTGCGCATGAGAGTGTGATTCCGATTGAGAAGCAGTATGAATACTGCCAGATCGCGCGTGATCTGCTGCAGGGCGAACACGGGGTGGGCCGTGTCATCGCCAGGCCGTTTACGGGCGAGAGCGGGAACTATACGAGGACAGTGAGGCGGCATGACTACTCACTGCTTCCGCCTTCGGTGACGATGCTTGACCAATTACAGGAGAAGGGTCTCACTGTGATTGGTGTGGGCAAAATAAAAGATATATTTGCCGGAAAGGGTGTTACGGAGTTTGTGTATACCGAGAGCAATGCAGATGGTATTGAGAAAAGCCTGCAATATATGGACAGGGATTTTGAAGGACTGTGTTTTATCAATTTAGTAGACTATGATATGCTGTATGGGCATCGGAACGACATTGACGGTTATGCGAAAGCATTGACTTATTTTGATGAAAAGCTGCCGGAATTTCTGACAAAGATGAGGGAGAACGATATTCTGATGATCACGGCGGACCATGGCTGTGATCCGGGTTATACGGTCTCTACCGATCATTCACGGGAACACACGCCGTTTATTATGTATGGCAGCCGGATCAGACCGGGCAATCTGGGAACAAAGGATACATTTGCGGATATTGGCGCGACCGTGCTCGATTATTTTGGGATCACTCCTGAATTCCGGGGAGATTCCATGTTGCAGGAGGACAGAATACGTGAGTCATAA
- a CDS encoding SpoIIIAH-like family protein yields the protein MKNVLKKNQIMITALAIMIAVAGYLNFAGTKLGDEELMNVSGQSVVVENGEELALEEEMSTGDMYSSAALEISDEDTELADTDISLAGAEDQTALQDIESLDTDDITASTDYLSEGMASSEVTESDTPGEAVFTSTTNVNSMSGAKLMKEQTRAKNKETLLEIINSTSISEEQKQNAIEGMIALTEIAEKETAAEILLEAKGFEDVVVSISETGVDVVVNAETLTEAQCAQIEDIVTRKTGTAPENIIIQCSK from the coding sequence GTGAAAAATGTACTGAAAAAAAACCAGATTATGATCACAGCCCTGGCAATTATGATTGCGGTGGCGGGGTACCTCAACTTTGCGGGGACAAAGCTGGGCGATGAGGAACTGATGAATGTCTCGGGACAATCGGTAGTGGTGGAGAACGGGGAGGAGCTTGCGCTGGAGGAGGAGATGTCCACAGGCGATATGTATTCGAGCGCCGCTCTGGAAATTTCCGATGAGGACACGGAACTGGCAGACACAGATATTAGTCTTGCGGGCGCAGAAGATCAGACAGCGCTGCAGGATATTGAGAGTCTGGATACGGACGATATTACGGCTTCGACCGATTATCTGTCAGAGGGAATGGCGAGCAGTGAAGTGACTGAGAGCGATACACCGGGTGAGGCAGTGTTTACTTCCACGACCAATGTAAATTCCATGTCCGGAGCCAAATTGATGAAGGAACAGACAAGAGCGAAAAATAAAGAGACTCTGCTGGAAATCATCAACAGCACAAGCATTTCGGAAGAGCAGAAACAAAACGCCATTGAGGGAATGATCGCCCTGACGGAGATTGCGGAGAAGGAGACAGCGGCTGAGATTCTCTTAGAGGCAAAAGGGTTCGAGGATGTTGTTGTGAGCATCAGCGAGACTGGCGTGGATGTCGTCGTCAATGCGGAGACACTGACAGAGGCACAGTGTGCGCAGATCGAAGACATCGTCACAAGAAAGACCGGTACCGCCCCGGAAAATATCATTATCCAATGTAGCAAATAA
- a CDS encoding stage III sporulation protein AG, which produces MNEKKEKFIIFALAGILLLIVCLPVKKKEGGQTLGSADVGIGSSLSSEEGEKTDKGDNAREMEQAAAASDMNDYVSCMEQELEELLTCMEGVGRVKVMITLKSTGEEIVEKDRPSERSNMTEDDGTGGSRNTNDLSSQESTVFVTDGEGRQIPYVRKTMQPEVEGVAVLAEGGGSEMVKNNISEAIQALFDIDANKIKIAKMKVMK; this is translated from the coding sequence ATGAATGAAAAAAAAGAAAAATTTATCATATTTGCACTGGCCGGTATATTGCTTCTCATCGTGTGTCTTCCGGTAAAGAAGAAGGAGGGCGGACAGACATTGGGCAGCGCCGATGTGGGAATCGGCAGCAGCCTGTCGAGCGAGGAGGGGGAAAAAACAGACAAGGGAGATAATGCCAGGGAAATGGAGCAGGCGGCTGCCGCCTCTGATATGAACGACTATGTATCGTGCATGGAACAGGAACTGGAGGAACTTCTGACCTGTATGGAAGGCGTCGGCAGAGTCAAGGTGATGATTACATTAAAGTCCACCGGTGAGGAGATTGTGGAAAAGGACAGGCCTTCAGAGCGGTCTAATATGACGGAGGATGACGGGACAGGCGGCAGTAGAAATACCAATGATCTGAGCAGCCAGGAATCGACCGTGTTTGTCACGGACGGAGAAGGCAGGCAGATTCCTTATGTAAGGAAAACGATGCAGCCTGAAGTGGAAGGGGTCGCGGTGCTGGCAGAGGGAGGCGGCAGCGAGATGGTGAAGAATAATATAAGCGAGGCAATTCAGGCATTATTTGACATCGATGCGAATAAAATTAAAATAGCTAAAATGAAAGTGATGAAGTAA
- a CDS encoding stage III sporulation protein AF codes for MTIMKRASIFMILSQALIHFRPNPSYEKYFKFLAGIMTVVIFVIPFMELLRSGMMEKYQACVDEYTAYLEEVSSRQLTVEMTPSQSYLRMMEEEIKKKLNNDTITEGYEVKRVELLGISGDGEIAEEDCRIKIYVSSIDTEISPIRIDKIGLQDDNGRQENAGGSGAGKEFTQRAAQILGMEEDRVEVVIDE; via the coding sequence ATGACGATTATGAAAAGAGCCAGTATCTTTATGATTTTGTCACAGGCTCTCATCCATTTCCGGCCGAATCCTTCCTATGAAAAATACTTTAAATTTCTGGCCGGGATCATGACAGTTGTTATTTTTGTGATTCCTTTTATGGAATTACTGCGCAGCGGAATGATGGAGAAGTATCAGGCCTGTGTGGATGAATATACGGCATATCTGGAAGAAGTATCAAGCCGGCAGCTTACAGTGGAGATGACGCCTTCTCAGTCATATCTGCGGATGATGGAAGAGGAGATAAAAAAGAAATTAAACAATGACACGATTACAGAGGGATATGAGGTAAAACGTGTGGAATTACTGGGAATTTCCGGAGATGGAGAAATAGCAGAAGAAGATTGCAGAATCAAAATATATGTGTCATCGATTGATACGGAGATCTCACCGATACGGATCGATAAAATCGGTCTGCAGGATGATAATGGCAGACAAGAGAATGCAGGAGGGAGTGGCGCCGGGAAGGAATTTACCCAAAGGGCGGCGCAGATACTGGGGATGGAAGAAGACAGGGTGGAGGTAGTGATCGATGAATGA
- a CDS encoding stage III sporulation protein AE: MDNLTDAIVTLNEQVNGLFPDCHIDLKELFEMLLQGKVTEVMKLLFEDMARIFQGETKSLAEIMILLICLGILAALLTNLTELFENKQIADIGFYFVYLFLVLILLRVFGIVSDTAQTLISDLLLFMKLFMPVYFLAVGAATGVTTALLYYQFILALIYGVEAALSAFLMPLVKVYLFLAFMNGLWTEEKLNMMMDLIRKIAGYALKISFAVVTGISMIQSMITPVIDSMKMSAMQKTISLIPGIGNVSDSVTEMVIGSTVLIKNSVGVLTVCLLVLLCAVPAVKIWLFAMMLKFSAALTGVISDRRITSCIDRAGEGSLLILRILLTAIGLFLVTIAIVAMTTNRGF, from the coding sequence ATGGATAATTTGACAGATGCGATCGTTACGTTAAATGAACAGGTCAACGGTTTGTTTCCGGACTGCCATATCGATCTGAAAGAATTGTTTGAAATGCTCCTGCAGGGAAAAGTGACTGAAGTGATGAAACTGCTGTTTGAGGATATGGCGCGTATCTTCCAGGGAGAGACAAAAAGTCTGGCAGAGATCATGATTTTGCTGATCTGTCTGGGGATTCTGGCAGCACTGCTGACAAATCTGACAGAATTGTTTGAAAATAAGCAAATCGCAGACATCGGATTTTACTTTGTCTATCTGTTTCTCGTATTGATTTTATTGCGGGTATTTGGCATTGTGTCCGATACGGCACAGACGTTGATTTCCGATCTGCTTCTGTTTATGAAATTATTTATGCCGGTTTATTTTCTCGCTGTGGGCGCGGCGACAGGGGTTACGACCGCACTGCTTTATTATCAGTTTATTCTGGCGCTGATCTATGGTGTGGAGGCGGCGCTCTCCGCATTTTTGATGCCACTCGTTAAAGTCTATCTGTTTCTTGCCTTTATGAATGGTCTGTGGACGGAGGAAAAGCTGAATATGATGATGGATCTGATCAGGAAAATAGCCGGGTATGCACTGAAAATTTCGTTTGCTGTCGTTACTGGTATCAGTATGATCCAGTCGATGATCACACCGGTCATTGATTCCATGAAAATGTCGGCGATGCAGAAGACGATCTCTCTCATACCGGGAATCGGCAATGTGAGCGACAGTGTGACGGAGATGGTGATCGGTTCCACCGTATTGATCAAAAACAGTGTCGGTGTACTGACTGTCTGCCTGCTCGTTTTGCTGTGTGCGGTACCTGCGGTCAAAATATGGCTGTTTGCTATGATGCTGAAATTTTCTGCTGCTCTCACGGGAGTAATCAGTGACAGAAGGATCACTTCCTGCATCGACCGGGCGGGGGAGGGCAGCCTGCTCATCCTGCGGATTCTGCTGACTGCGATCGGACTGTTTCTTGTCACCATAGCAATCGTAGCAATGACGACGAATCGGGGTTTTTGA
- a CDS encoding SpoIIIAC/SpoIIIAD family protein, protein MEVVKIALLGVIGVLFAVFFRTVKAEYGVYIGVLAALLIFWYTVRSLALFMEEMQVLQEFIRQDRGFFVILLKIVGITYICEFCAGICKDAGYGAVGGQIEIFGKVMVLLTGLPILLSVIQTIQNFKG, encoded by the coding sequence ATGGAAGTTGTCAAAATTGCATTATTAGGCGTTATCGGTGTTCTGTTTGCAGTTTTTTTCCGGACAGTAAAGGCGGAATATGGTGTGTATATCGGTGTGTTGGCCGCACTTCTGATTTTTTGGTATACAGTGCGCAGCCTGGCACTTTTTATGGAAGAGATGCAGGTGCTTCAGGAGTTCATCAGGCAGGACAGGGGGTTTTTTGTTATTCTGCTGAAGATTGTGGGAATTACATATATTTGTGAGTTCTGTGCAGGTATCTGTAAAGATGCCGGGTATGGAGCGGTGGGCGGACAGATAGAAATTTTTGGAAAAGTGATGGTGTTGCTGACGGGGCTGCCGATCCTGCTCTCGGTCATTCAGACGATACAAAATTTCAAGGGGTGA